TTTGAATACAAGGATATTGATGTAGCCAAGGACCAAATTGCAGCCGAGGAAATGGTCAAGAAATCCGGTCAAATGGGGGTACCCGTTATCGATATCGATGGAAGTATTGTAGTAGGTTTTGATAGGGAGAAGATAAATAGTTTATTAGGTTTATAATATTAACCTCAAAAAAGTCGGGAAAAATCTCGACTTTTTTGTGTTATCTTATACTTTTTTGTATAATAGAAATAGGTATGGAGGGAAAATGGTATATACTACAGGTATTGAAGAAGCAAAAAGGTAGCCCCGACCGATGCTAATACAGATAACACTATATTACCCTTTAGCCAAGATAAGAGGAAGGCTGTAATGACTCCGCCCCAAGCTGCTAGCGGATTATTCGGTATAAAAGTAAAGGCATCAGGTATAATTAAAGCCCCTAAAGTCGCATAGGGAACATAGGTTAAAAACTTCTTAAGGGTAGGGTTCATGGATTTTTTTGAAACTAAGGTAAAAGGAATAAGCCTTGGTATATACGTAACGATAGCTATGCCTAATATTAGTGGGAAATAAGAACTCATATATTTGCACCTCCATCATCTTTAGAAAATACAATAACCCCAAGTAAGGAAGCGAGTATTATAGAAATAATAAGGGTCCAGCCTTGGGGGATTAGCTTACTTACATTTAAAATAGAGTGAATAGCTCCAGCGGATAATGAAATAATAATTACTTTAAAGGATTTTTTCATCGATGGAACTAAAATAGCAATAAACATTGAATATAGAGCAATTCCCATACTGTTTTGCACGGTTTCAGGGAGAATTGAACCTGCCAAATAGCCTACAATACTACCACTAACCCAGGAAATATGAGCAGTTGTATTTACAATAAGGGCATATAGCATACTTATTTTCCCATCCTTCATAGCTGTGACAGAAAAGGTTTCATCGGTTATCCCAAAAGCAACTAGAGGAATTATACCCTTTTTAGGGTTTTTTATTTTTGTACTAAGGGTTGCACTCATTAAAAAATGTCTAAAATTCATTATGGCTGTTGCAAGGATTATTTCTAGGGCTGCTACCTTTAAAGCAATTAAATTTAAAGCAGCAAATTGGCTAGCCCCTGCAAAAATCATAAGTGAAAATAAAAAGGTATCCATAAGGGAAACTTGATTGGTTTTGGCTAATATTCCAAAGGCTATTGCAATAGGAATATATCCGATTGCAATGGGGAAGGCGTCTTTGATACCCTCTTTTATGTCAGTTCTTTTATCCGAGATTGTCATAGTATAGCCCCTTATTCTTTAAATTTTATAAATAAAATATACATAGGAAAGTATAAAATGTCAATCGACTATTTATTTGTTGATTCTACAAAAAATGTGCAGTATTATAGATTTAAGTTCAGGAAAAAGATGAATAATAAATATTATGGAAGAAGGTGCAGGATGAGTTTAGCAGATACTATCTTTATAGATATGTGTAAAGATATCATAGATAATGGAACAAGTTCAAAGGGGCAAAAGGTAAGACCTAGATGGGAGGATGGTACTCCCGCCCATACTATAAAGAAATTTGGTGTTATAAGTAGATATGATTTATCTAAGGAATTTCCTATTTTAACCCTAAGGAAAATTCCTTTTAAATCAGCAATTGACGAGATTCTTTGGATTTGGCAGAAAAAGTCCAATTATGTTAAGGATTTAAACAGTCATATATGGGATGCTTGGGCCGATGAAGAAGGTTCAATAGGAAAGGCTTATGGTTATCAACTGGGGATTAAACATAAATACCAAGAGGGGGAATTTGACCAAGTAGATAGGGTTCTTTATGATTTGAAACATAACCCCTATAGCAGAAGAATTATGACCAATTTATACAACCACCATGACCTTCACGAAATGAATCTGTATCCATGCGCCTATAGTCTTACTTTTAATGTAACAGGGGACAAATTAAACGGTATACTTAATCAAAGATCCCAGGATATATTAGTAGCCAATGGATGGAATGTATGTCAATACGCCATACTACTCCATATGTTTGCTCAAGTTAGCGATTTAAAAGTTGGAGAATTAATTCATGTTATAGCAGATGCTCATATTTATGATAGGCATATTCCCATAGTAAAAGAATTAATACAAAGGAAAACTTATTCTGCGCCTAAACTATTAATCAATAAAGAGGTCAAGGATTTTTATGAATTTAAAGTAGAAGATTTTTCTCTAGAAGATTATGAACATGGGGAGCCAGTTAAAAATATTCCTGTGGCAGTGTAGGAGGTAAATATGAATATTATTGTTTCGGTGGATAAAAACTGGGGTATTGGATGTAGGGGAAATTTGCTTAAAAGAGTCCCGGAGGATATGAAACAGTTTAGAGAAAAAACCTTAGGAAAAGTCGTTATTATGGGAAGAAGGACTTTTGAATCCCTACCTAATTCAAAACCCCTAAAAGATAGGACAAATATAATAATCACAAAAAATAAAGATTATAAAGTAGAAGGTGCTAATGTTTGCAATTCTTTAGAAGAATTCTTAGAAATGTCTAAAGGTTATAAACAAGAAGATGTTTTCATTATAGGGGGAGAAAGTATTTATAGGGCACTTCTTAAATACTGCAGCAAGGCTTATGTTACAAAGTTTCATAAAGGATACACCCCTGATACTTTTTTTCCTAATTTAGATAAAGAAAAAACATGGAAAAAGATTAGTGAAAGTGCAAAGAGGGAGTATGAAGATTTGGAATTTATATATACGGTTTATGAAAATACTTTCACAGTTCAATTATAATTTTATTTTCGTGGTATAACTTCTATTTAGCTTACAAATACTTAAATAGAGGTGATATACTATGGCTTTTACACGGCAAGAGATGGAATTGATTCAAATGGAAGACGGAGTTTTAGGACAAGAAAAGATAGAAAGAGAACCAAGGAAGCTAGATGAAACAGCAAAGAAATATATAGAAAAAGAAAAGAAATATTCGCCTTTCTTAAATGAAGATAAAAAATAAAGGTTATGTGGGGGGATTTTATGTTTAAAAAGATTCATTATAATGCGCCGATTATCTTAACATTTACTGTTTTATCTTTTGCCGCCTTATTATTGGGACAATGGACTAAAATGTTTACTACCTCTCTTTTGTTTTCTGTTTATAGAAGTTCGCCAAAAAGTTTCTTTTTTTATATAAGATTATTTGGACATATATTAGGCCATGCCAATTGGGAACATTTTATTAACAACTTTTTACTAATATTGCTAATAGGCCCTATACTAGAAGAAAAGTATGGCTCGCGCAATATACTTTTTATGATTTTGTTTACTGCTTTTATCACGGGTATTATTAATATTATGTTTTTTAATTCAGCCTTATTAGGGGCTAGTGGCATTGTCTTTATGCTTATTTTATTAAGTTCGTTTGCAAATATTCAAGAAGGAACAATTCCCCTAACTCTGATTCTTGTAGTTATTATATTTATGGGAAAAGAAATAATGAATGGACTATTTGCCAAGGATCAGATTTCACAATTGACCCATATAATAGGGGGTCTTTGCGGAGGAATATTTGGATATAAAATCAATACCCCCAAAAAAGAAAGCAGCAGCCTTTAAGATAATGGCTGCTACCAAAGACTTTCTATATTTAAACTTTCAAGTTCTTCTTCTGCTTCAGACAAATCAAAATATATGCTTTCTGTATTAAAAATATGATTTCCATTTTCATCTACCAATCGATACCCCTTAGTTACTTTAAAATTAGGATCTTCCCTTTCTACTTCAGTAGCACTTTCTTCGGAACTAAAAACTGATCCGTAATATCCAGTCTGATCCTTAGCTGTCCAGCATTCTTGAATGGTAATCATCTTTGATATCCTTTCTCTCTATTTTAGTTACAGTTATAGTATTTGTGCTTTTGTCGTTTGTTATAATAACTTTTAAATATATTTTTTGGAAAAAGAAATTGCTACTTTAAAACTAAATAAAAGAAAGTCTATCATTCTTGCATAGTTATGATTAAATAAAAGAATTAATACCTTTATGATTTATGAAAATTAGTGTATTATAATAGTATCAATCATAGAAACAAGGAGATGTTTTGCAATGGAAAATAATCATGTGGAAGAAATAACTATGGAAGAAATAACTATGGAAGATGCGATGAAGGATATTGATAAATCCATGAAAAGACTTCGTACAGGGGATATCATTAAAGGAAAAGTAATGAGATTAAGCGAGGACGAAGTCCTAGTTAACATAGGCTATATGTCAGATGGAATTATTACAAAAGAAGAATTAAGTGACGATGGGATCGATACTAAGGACATCCTAAAACCCGGGGATGAAATTGATTTGTATATTCTTCAAATGGACGATGGAGAAGGAAATGTATTACTATCCAAAAAAATGGCAGACCAAATCGTGGTTTGGGATGAATTAGAAGAGTATTATGCTTTAGGTAAGGCCTTTGACGTATCCATAAAAGAAGTGGTAAAGGGCGGTGTAACAGCAAGCATTAAGGGTGTTAGAGCTTTTATTCCAGCCTCTCAGCTTTCTCTTAATTATGTTGAAGACTTAAATAAATATGTTGGGCAAACCTTAAAAGTAAAACTAATAGAATTCGATAGGGAAAGCAAAAAGGTTATATTATCAAGAAAGGAAATAGAGCAAAGGGAAAGGGATAAGAAAAAGAAAGAACTGTGGAATACCCTTAAAAAAGGTGAAAAACGCAAGGGTGTGGTAACTAGATTAGCTAAATTTGGTGCATTTGTAGACTTGGGTGGAGCCGACGGATTAATACATTTATCAGATTTATCCTGGAAAAGAGTATTAGATCCCGGGGAAGTGGTATCTGTAGGGGATA
The Candidatus Epulonipiscium sp. DNA segment above includes these coding regions:
- a CDS encoding rhomboid family intramembrane serine protease — translated: MFKKIHYNAPIILTFTVLSFAALLLGQWTKMFTTSLLFSVYRSSPKSFFFYIRLFGHILGHANWEHFINNFLLILLIGPILEEKYGSRNILFMILFTAFITGIINIMFFNSALLGASGIVFMLILLSSFANIQEGTIPLTLILVVIIFMGKEIMNGLFAKDQISQLTHIIGGLCGGIFGYKINTPKKESSSL
- the thyA gene encoding thymidylate synthase yields the protein MSLADTIFIDMCKDIIDNGTSSKGQKVRPRWEDGTPAHTIKKFGVISRYDLSKEFPILTLRKIPFKSAIDEILWIWQKKSNYVKDLNSHIWDAWADEEGSIGKAYGYQLGIKHKYQEGEFDQVDRVLYDLKHNPYSRRIMTNLYNHHDLHEMNLYPCAYSLTFNVTGDKLNGILNQRSQDILVANGWNVCQYAILLHMFAQVSDLKVGELIHVIADAHIYDRHIPIVKELIQRKTYSAPKLLINKEVKDFYEFKVEDFSLEDYEHGEPVKNIPVAV
- a CDS encoding AzlD domain-containing protein, coding for MSSYFPLILGIAIVTYIPRLIPFTLVSKKSMNPTLKKFLTYVPYATLGALIIPDAFTFIPNNPLAAWGGVITAFLLSWLKGNIVLSVLASVGATFLLLQYL
- a CDS encoding NrdH-redoxin — encoded protein: MNNIIVYSTPTCPFCHMVKNYLKKNNFEYKDIDVAKDQIAAEEMVKKSGQMGVPVIDIDGSIVVGFDREKINSLLGL
- a CDS encoding AzlC family ABC transporter permease; protein product: MTISDKRTDIKEGIKDAFPIAIGYIPIAIAFGILAKTNQVSLMDTFLFSLMIFAGASQFAALNLIALKVAALEIILATAIMNFRHFLMSATLSTKIKNPKKGIIPLVAFGITDETFSVTAMKDGKISMLYALIVNTTAHISWVSGSIVGYLAGSILPETVQNSMGIALYSMFIAILVPSMKKSFKVIIISLSAGAIHSILNVSKLIPQGWTLIISIILASLLGVIVFSKDDGGANI
- a CDS encoding dihydrofolate reductase, whose amino-acid sequence is MNIIVSVDKNWGIGCRGNLLKRVPEDMKQFREKTLGKVVIMGRRTFESLPNSKPLKDRTNIIITKNKDYKVEGANVCNSLEEFLEMSKGYKQEDVFIIGGESIYRALLKYCSKAYVTKFHKGYTPDTFFPNLDKEKTWKKISESAKREYEDLEFIYTVYENTFTVQL
- the rpsA gene encoding 30S ribosomal protein S1, with translation MEDAMKDIDKSMKRLRTGDIIKGKVMRLSEDEVLVNIGYMSDGIITKEELSDDGIDTKDILKPGDEIDLYILQMDDGEGNVLLSKKMADQIVVWDELEEYYALGKAFDVSIKEVVKGGVTASIKGVRAFIPASQLSLNYVEDLNKYVGQTLKVKLIEFDRESKKVILSRKEIEQRERDKKKKELWNTLKKGEKRKGVVTRLAKFGAFVDLGGADGLIHLSDLSWKRVLDPGEVVSVGDKVEVYVIDFDEKRNRISLGLKDIQEDPWNDLIRKYKLNDTVEGKVVRITNFGAFIEIEPGLEGLVHISQVTDRHIANVSEVLSVGDKIKVKIIELKPEERKLSLSAREAIEGHNEDYSKYNDTDNGEVTIGDVLKDKLKGLKF